The following proteins are co-located in the Microvirga ossetica genome:
- a CDS encoding FadR/GntR family transcriptional regulator, with amino-acid sequence MVLVHGVHRPSRARSAHDLVAHGIGQNIMQGHFPIGSTLPGDAELMELFGVSRTALREALKTLAAKGLIESKTKVGTKVLDRNNWNMFDADILDWHLQVGVDARFLGWLFEIRQMLEPLACATAAVRRTPEQLATMHRGLRAMYECETSRQGFTKADLIFHQAILEASGNPFLQSIGSVIGAALATSFTISSPVSSDERFKEVMQQHQAVFDAIEQRDPPAASDAMSNLILQAAERVQIKHAESALANVQIHTFSGVD; translated from the coding sequence ATGGTTTTGGTACACGGCGTCCATAGGCCTTCGAGAGCGCGGTCGGCTCATGATCTCGTCGCCCATGGGATCGGCCAGAACATCATGCAGGGCCACTTCCCCATCGGCAGCACCCTGCCGGGCGACGCGGAGCTGATGGAGCTGTTCGGGGTTTCGCGCACGGCGTTGCGCGAAGCGTTGAAGACCCTGGCCGCGAAGGGTCTGATCGAGTCGAAGACCAAGGTCGGCACCAAGGTTCTGGATCGCAACAACTGGAACATGTTCGATGCCGATATTCTCGATTGGCATCTTCAGGTCGGCGTCGATGCTCGCTTCCTGGGATGGCTTTTCGAGATCCGGCAGATGCTGGAGCCGCTCGCCTGCGCCACAGCCGCTGTGAGGCGCACGCCGGAGCAACTCGCCACGATGCATCGCGGGCTTCGCGCGATGTACGAATGCGAGACCAGCCGACAGGGCTTCACCAAAGCCGATCTGATCTTCCATCAGGCCATCCTGGAGGCATCCGGAAATCCCTTCCTGCAGTCGATCGGGTCGGTCATCGGGGCGGCGCTTGCCACCTCCTTCACCATCAGCTCTCCCGTCTCCAGCGACGAGCGCTTCAAGGAGGTCATGCAGCAGCATCAGGCCGTGTTCGACGCCATCGAGCAGCGCGATCCGCCTGCTGCAAGCGATGCCATGTCGAACCTGATCCTGCAGGCCGCAGAGCGGGTGCAGATCAAGCATGCGGAGAGCGCCTTGGCGAACGTCCAGATCCACACGTTCTCCGGCGTGGATTAG
- the chvE gene encoding multiple monosaccharide ABC transporter substrate-binding protein, giving the protein MKTLTTALAAAALGAFGLLGAAQAQDKGTVGVAMPTKSSARWIDDGNNMVKVLKEKGYNVDLQYAEDDIPNQLAQIENMITKGSKVLVIAAIDGTTLSDALQQAADKGIKVIAYDRLIRNSKNVDYYATFDNFQVGVLQGGYIEKALGLKEGKGPFNIELFGGSPDDNNAFFFYNGAMSVLDPYIKSGKLKVASGQTGMDKVSTLRWDGAVAQARMDNLLSAFYTDKRVDAVLSPYDGLSIGIISSLKGVGYGTPKQPMPVITGQDAEVPSIKSILAKEQTSTVFKDTRELAKVTVNMVDAVLSGKQPEVNDTKTYENGVKTVPSYLLKPVSVDASNWKEVLVGSGYYKEDQFK; this is encoded by the coding sequence TTGAAGACACTCACTACCGCATTGGCGGCCGCGGCTCTTGGAGCCTTCGGCCTGCTCGGCGCCGCCCAGGCGCAGGACAAGGGCACGGTCGGCGTGGCCATGCCCACGAAGTCGTCCGCGCGCTGGATCGACGACGGCAACAACATGGTCAAGGTGCTCAAAGAGAAGGGCTACAACGTCGACCTGCAATATGCCGAAGACGACATCCCGAACCAGCTGGCCCAGATCGAGAACATGATCACCAAGGGCTCCAAGGTTCTCGTAATCGCGGCCATCGACGGCACGACCCTGTCCGATGCTCTTCAGCAGGCCGCCGACAAGGGCATCAAGGTCATCGCCTATGACCGCCTGATCCGCAATTCCAAGAATGTCGACTACTACGCCACCTTCGACAACTTCCAGGTCGGCGTGCTTCAGGGCGGCTACATCGAGAAGGCGCTCGGCCTCAAGGAGGGCAAGGGCCCGTTCAACATCGAGCTCTTCGGCGGCTCGCCCGACGACAACAACGCCTTCTTCTTCTACAACGGCGCCATGTCCGTTCTCGACCCCTACATCAAGAGCGGCAAGCTCAAGGTCGCGAGCGGCCAGACCGGCATGGACAAGGTCTCGACCCTGCGCTGGGACGGCGCGGTCGCCCAGGCCCGCATGGATAACCTGCTCTCCGCCTTCTACACCGACAAGCGCGTCGATGCGGTCCTCTCGCCCTATGACGGCCTGAGCATCGGCATCATCTCCTCGCTCAAGGGCGTGGGCTACGGCACGCCGAAGCAGCCGATGCCGGTCATCACCGGTCAGGATGCCGAGGTGCCCTCGATCAAGTCGATCCTCGCCAAGGAGCAGACCTCGACCGTGTTCAAGGACACCCGCGAGCTCGCCAAGGTCACGGTCAACATGGTCGATGCCGTGCTCTCCGGCAAGCAGCCGGAAGTCAACGACACCAAGACCTACGAGAACGGCGTGAAGACAGTTCCGTCCTACCTGCTGAAGCCTGTCAGCGTCGATGCCTCGAACTGGAAGGAAGTTCTGGTCGGCAGCGGCTACTACAAGGAAGACCAGTTCAAGTAA